A genomic window from Eptesicus fuscus isolate TK198812 chromosome 19, DD_ASM_mEF_20220401, whole genome shotgun sequence includes:
- the LOC129147223 gene encoding protein piccolo-like, whose amino-acid sequence MRRQWSMPACPEIQLGQAGGHGQQRRHPGQALGTCHRGSQAGPLVGTWLRGSQHGQLAGTGQGGHQLAPSGVGTRQVGSQPGPGVGSWQGGRQGCPWAEDCDISVVGKGLLTPGPEEPTRFAAQGAESSTTGERPCVSKCHSRTTGPLPARVPPITPRPIKGLAISQVPRKAFRARNWLDQDRQLGAADLTPQPLSPGTFNIQTCQLHQSRVPDASQFLKVVPSTPTSLLPALPTTNPPQEAMETENHGVVAVNQAPDDQGRGEIEDAAQRPLRSAIPTHRDPQTQLGSHTRPMMYHRREPDNPGTKDGQRCGAMLRLRQKIASQLARPLSSNQTQGTEKKPQPQVEGVKGEAIKNCSKQAQEVQEAIRKDPDLPTESARPRHTLAEHSRGAGELRQDRSRLRHQRPPEQQHQWYHYFLVEGQQLIPPRPPSQPRPTAQPRTPLQPPPPSQPHPRAQPHPPTQPRPPVQLRPLSQPRPPAQPRPPAHLRPLIQPRPPAQPRPPAQLRPLLQPRPPAQPRPAIQPRLVVQPRPPGQRSPPKTPGTSSPHPKTDAQ is encoded by the exons ATGCGAAGACAATGGTCCATGCCAGCCTGTCCTGAAATCCAACTCGGACAGGCTGGAGGACACGGGCAACAAAGGAGACATCCAGGACAGGCCCTTGGCACCTGCCACCGAGGGAGCCAAGCTGGACCTCTGGTGGGGACCTGGCTGCGGGGGAGCCAGCATGGACAGCTTGCCGGGACCGGGCAGGGCGGACACCAACTCGCCCCATCTGGGGTAGGAACCCGGCAAGTCGGGAGCCAGCCTGGGCCCGGAGTGGGGAGCTGGCAAGGTGGGAGGCAAGGCTGCCCCTGGGCAGAGGACTGTGACATCAGCGTGGTGGGCAAGGGCCTGCTGACACCCGGCCCCGAGGAGCCCACCCGCTTCGCTGCCCAGGGAGCCGAGTCCAGCACCACCGGGGAGAGGCCCTGTGTGTCCAAATGTCACTCCAGGACCACAGGGCCACTTCCCGCCAGAGTCCCCCCCATAACGCCGCGGCCCATCAAGGGGCTGGCCATCAGCCAGGTGCCACGGAAGGCTTTCCGGGCCAGGAACTGGCTCGACCAAGACCGACAACTGGGTGCAGCTGACTTAACACCCCAGCCCTTGTCACCAGGCACTTTTAACATCCAAACGTGCCAGCTGCACCAAAGCCGGGTTCCTGACGCCAGCCAATTCCTGAAGGTGGTGCCCAGCACCCCCACATCCCTGCTGCCCGCCCTACCCACCACAAACCCACCACAGGAAGCCATGGAGACGGAAAACCATGGAGTGGTCGCTGTCAACCAAGCCCCTGATGACCAGGGAAGAGGGGAAATAGAGGACGCCGCCCAGCGTCCTCTCAGGTCAGCGATACCCACCCACCGTGACCCCCAAACCCAGTTGGGGAGCCACACCCGCCCCATGATGTACCACCGCAGGGAACCTGACAACCCGGGGACTAAGGATGGGCAAAGATGTGGAGCAATGTTAAGGCTCAGGCAGAAAATTGCATCCCAGTTGGCCCGACCACTTTCATCGAACCAAACTCAGGGGACAGAAAAGAAGCCGCAGCCGCAGGTGGAGGGAGTGAAGGGCGAGGCCATAAAGAACTGCTCCAAACAAGcccaggaggtgcaggaggcgATCAGGAAAG ACCCAGACCTGCCCACCGAGAGTGCAAGGCCCCGCCACACCTTGGCAGAACACTCGCGGGGGGCCGGGGAGCTTCGGCAAGATAGGTCTCGACTGCGACACCAGAGGCCACCGGAACAACAACATCAGTGGTATCACTATTTCCTGGTGGAAGGTCAACAGTTAATACCTCCCCGGCCTCCCTCACAACCTCGCCCTACTGCACAGCCTCGAACACCATTACAACCTCCCCCTCCATCACAACCTCATCCTAGGGCACAACCTCATCCACCTACCCAACCTCGACCTCCTGTACAACTTCGCCCTCTGTCCCAACCCCGACCTCCAGCCCAACCTcgacctcctgcacaccttcgaCCTCTAATTCAACCTCGACCACCAGCCCAACCTCGACCGCCCGCACAACTTCGACCTCTGCTACAACCCAGACCGCCTGCACAACCCAGACCTGCCATACAACCCCGACTTGTGGTACAACCAAGACCTCCAGGACAACGCAGTCCTCCAAAGACCCCTGGAACCTCTTCACCCCACCCCAAGACTGATGCACAGTAA